One stretch of Prunus persica cultivar Lovell chromosome G1, Prunus_persica_NCBIv2, whole genome shotgun sequence DNA includes these proteins:
- the LOC18793715 gene encoding phylloplanin, with amino-acid sequence MASKTILLVCLLVATVAIVVPIAEAQLGLISGLLGLIRIQGTLFCSPSGNVGTGGATATPVFANATLQLLCGTVGNVISTATTNSQGIFSILLDPLQFLLSSLLADCKLMVRTPLSACNSSLTGLLASPLQFIGNTISGLLNIVNIIPGGFNLIN; translated from the exons ATGGCCTCCAAAACAATTCTCCTTGTGTGCCTCTTGGTTGCCACAGTGGCAATAGTAGTTCCAATAGCTGAAGCTCAACTTGGGCTCATCAGCGGCCTCCTTGGTCTGATCCGCATACAAGGAACTCTGTTTTGCTCTCCCTCCGGAAATGTGGGCACTGGTGGTGCTACCGCTACCCCGGTATTTGCAA ATGCTACTCTACAACTGCTGTGTGGAACTGTGGGTAATGTGATTTCAACTGCAACAACCAATAGCCAAGGAATCTTTTCAATCTTGTTGGATCCTCTACAATTTCTCCTCTCTTCACTATTGGCGGATTGCAAGCTGATGGTGAGGACACCGCTCTCTGCCTGCAACTCTTCATTGACCGGGCTTCTGGCATCCCCCTTGCAGTTTATCGGAAACACCATTTCCGGTCTCCTCAACATCGTCAACATCATCCCAGGCGGCTTCAACCTCATCAATTAA